The Pseudomonadota bacterium genome segment GACCCCAACACTCGGAAAACGCCGGCCTCAACCCTGAGAACGCCTCACAGGCACTCGCTCAGCTGCGGTCAACGCCCTACGATCTCATCTCAGGGGCTCAACGCCACACCTCATGAATAAAGCAGGCTAGTGTCCTGAGTTGGAAGTTCGTTGATGAATTCACACGCGAGTTTTTGTGCCTGAGCGCGGCGCGAGGACGAGCGTGGCAGGTCCCACGGGAGGAGGAGCAACGTGTTCAGGGGCGAAAAGGTGCCGCGAATTCATCAACGAACTTCTAACTCAGGACACTAGGCACTTTGATCGACCGCACCCTTGCAGCTAGCGTTCGCGTAGCGCGCCCTGCGCGCATGAATGCCTGCCGTGATGCGGGGATCGTCCACCCCTTGCAGGAACATCTCGTCGATCGTCTCGTTCAGGCGCCGCAGGCCCTCACCGCATTCGCCGAGCTCGATCAACACCGCCCCGTACACGCTATTGGCTCTGTAGCGCAGCCAGTCCGGGGCATCCCCGCGCTGCTCCAGTACGGCCATGGCCTGGCGCACCTGCGCATGAGCCGCTTCGGGCTGGCGCGCGCTGATCAGCGCATCCGATAAGTTGAGTCTGAGGGTACTCAGACCGAGCACATTGCTCGCGTCCTTCGCTCGCACGTGTTCGATCACCTCGGCATAGAGCGCCGCCGCCGCGGCTGAATCCCCTGCGCTCTCCAGCGATCCGGCTAACTCCACCCGGGCGTGAATAAGCTGCGAATTCGCATCTGGGTAGTGCTGCTCGAGTAGGCTCACGATCCGCGCGTACACACGACTGGCAGCGTCGTGGTCGCCGCGCTTCGAGAGCAGCAAGGCGCGTTGGGTGAGCACGGGCGCCAGGCGCCGATCTCCCTCGCCGTACAGGCGTTGCGCGCTGGCGAGCAGGGAGGCGAGCAGCGCCTCGGCTCGCACGTATTCGCCACGGGCGGTAGCGACCCGGGCCGTCGCGGTTTGCAAGGAGAGCACAAATGCCTCATCGCGCGCGGATTCGCTCGTCGCCAGACTCAGTGACTGCTCGTACAACGCTGCCGCTCGGCTGAGGTCGTTGCCGAACTCCATCAAGCCACCGTGGATACTCAGGATTTCCGCCCGCTGCCGATCGTCGATACGCCTGTTGCGAAGCCACTGCGCAGCCTCGATGAGCATAGCTCGCGAATCGTTGATGCCCTGGCCGACCATGCTGGTCACCCGCGCCAGTCCCGTGAGCGCTTGCGCCATCGTCAGCGGATCCGGTGTTGGAAGCGATGCTCGCTGTAAGCTCAAGCTCTGTTCGAACGCGCCGCCAGCCCCCTCCCAATCTCGCAGGCACATCAGTGCTTCCCCGATCGCGAAGAGCTGGCGACTCTTCACATGCGGCGCCAAGCTGGGGTCGTCCCACACCTCCTGGCGCCGCCGCGCGAGCGCTGACACGCCCCCGTCGGGCTCCTCTGCAGTCGCGCGAAGGGCCTCCATGAAGATGGACGCTGACCGGTCGTCGGTGGTGTCGCGCGTCGCTAGCTCGCGACGATCACCCTGCAGAGCTTGACCGATCGCCAGCAGAGCCAGCACGCAGGTCAAGGCCGCCCTCATCACAGGCGCGCCGCGCCACCCGGACAAACGCCATCCATGCGGCCTCGGCACGGTCGCCGCCCCGGGCACATCGCTAGCCGCCACACCGACGGCGGTGATGATGGACGCCACGGCGTCGGCACCTTCTATCGGCTCGAGAAGCGGCGGCTGCATGAGGCAGTAGCCTTGGCCGCGAACGGTTCGAATGTAGCTAGGGTGCTTGCTCGAACAGCCCAGGGCGCGGCGAATGCTGCCGATGTGGTGGGAGAGCGCAGCGCGATCGCGATGCCCCTCCTGCGCCAGGCAGAGAATCTCGTGCATCCGTGCTCGCGACACCACCTGTCCGAAGTGTTCGGCTAGCTCGACGAGCGCCGCGATTTGACGCTTCGAAAGTTCGGTGTGCGTGCCATCGGCGGCTACTACGCGTAGGAGGGCCGGTTCTATCCAGCACTCACCAATAGCGAACGAATGATGTGCGAGTGCATCGCGCGCCGACCGCTGCTGCCTTACCATGCCTTAGCTCCAGTGCGTCTCAATCGACGATACCGCACAACTCAACGTGCGCTCAAAGTATCTAAGCCTCTTGCTAGGCATCGGTTGAGCTGAAGTTGAGAAGTTGCTGAAAAGGGTGGAGTGCATATTGCTGAGGGCCTTCCGCCAGCTCTAGCGTGTGGAGGGTTGTCGCCTTGCAACCGGAAGTTGTGCGCTTGGATACCAGTCCCCTGCAGCTGGCCACGCCAGCATGGTCAGCGCCGTCACCATCCTGTGCAACCCCTGACGAGGCGGTGGCGGCCCTGCACCAGTACGTCGCCAACGGCGACACCGCAAAAGCGCTCGCCGTGGCTGATCAGGCGGTGCGCACATGGCCGGCCCACGTTCCCCTGTTGCTCGCGGCGGCAAACCTCGCGAAACGCGTGGGGCGCAGCGTCGCGGCCTACCACCTGTTGCAAGCCGCGGAGCGCTCGGGCAGCGCGCAGGCGGCGACGGAACGTCGCATCCTCGTCAACCAGTGCGCCCCGCACTGGCACTTTCGAATGATGAACGACGAGGTCCGCAACCAGGCCTACGATCGCGCCCTGCTCCACTACGTCAACGACGACTCGATCGTGCTCGACATCGGCTGTGGCGCAGGGCTGCTGTCGATGATGGCGGCCCGAGCCGGTGCTCGCCACGTTTACGCTTGCGAAGTGTCCGAACTGATGGCCGACCAGGCCCGGGCCATCATGCGCAACAATGGCTTCGCCGAGCGCATCACCGTGATCAATCGCCTGTCGAACCACCTGAAGGTCGGACGAGAGCTGCCAGAGAAGGCTGACATCGTCGTGGCCGAAGTGTTCGATACGGGGCTTCTCGGCGAGAACGCCCTGCGCACCTTCGACCACGCGCGGGAGCACCTGCTCAAACCCGACGGTCGCATCCTGCCACTGAGCGCATCGGTGCAAGCGGTGCTGCTGGAGAGTGAGCTGCTGCGCAAGGAGGCCGTGACCACGCGTTGCTGCGGATTCGACGTCACCTCCCTCAACGCACTTGCGCCACCCTACGTACAGGCCCGCCTAAGCGCATTCCCACATCACGTGCTCAGCGAACCACTCACGGTGGGGCACTATGGATTCCAGCGTTCGATCGACGCCAACGACTCCCGCCTCGTCGAGTTCGAGGCCACGCGCGCAGGCACCTGCCATGGCGTCGCCTTCTGGTTCACGCTGGATTTCGGCCAGGGGATCACGATGTCCACGGGGCCGGAGAACCGGTGGAACTGCTGGATGCAGGCGGTATCCGCGTTCGAGTCACCGGTCAGAGTACAGGCGGCGGAACGAGTGCGGGTACGCTACGCCGAACTGAGCAATCAGCTCCTGCAGTTTTCACCCGCATCGTCTTGAGCCGCGAAGGGCACTTCTCCGCGTGCTGAGGATAGGCTCGGCGAGTGACTTAGCGTAGCGCCGGCAAGCAAGCAGCCAGCGCCTCGATACGGAGCAACGCACCCTCGCGCACGAGTTCGCCCACCGCGCCGATATCACCCGCAAGGTACCTATCCTCTTCCAGCCGAGCGGAACGGCTGCGCACGCAAGCCACCACCTCGCGCAGGGAATCGCTGGTGAGCACGGGGGCACGGAACTCTACCCCTTGGGCCCCTAGCATTAGTTCCACAGCGATGATATTCGCTAGGTTTTCGTTCATGCGCTGCAGGCGGCGTGCCGCATGGCAGGCCATGGACACATGATCTTCCTGATTTGCGCTGGTCGGTGTCGAGTCGACGCCGCAGGGGTTCGCCAAATGGCGGTTCTCCGCCATCAGCGCGGCGCAAGTCACCTCGGCGATCATGAACCCTGAGTTCAGGCCCGGCGCGGGCGTGAGGAATGCGGGCAGTCCAAAGCTCTGCGCGGGATCTACGGTGATTGCGATCCGGCGCTCCGTGATCGCCCCGATCTCGGCGATCGCGAGCGCGACCTGATCGGCCGCCAGTGCCACCGGCTCCGCGTGGAAGTTACCGCCAGAAATGATGCGATCTTCCTCGACCACTACGATCGGGTTGTCGGTGACCGCGTTCGCCTCGACTTCCAGGGTCTGCGCCACCTGGCGCAGCTGATCCATCGCCGCCCCCATTACCTGCGGCTGGCACCGAATGCTGTAGGGGTCCTGCACGCGGTCGTCTTCTTCGCGGTGCGACTCGCGAATGGCCGACCCGGCGAGCAGAGCACGCAGGCACTGCGCCGCATCGGCCTGTCCCCGCAGGCCGCGCAGGGCTTGGATCGTCGGGTGAAACGGGGACGTGGAGGCCATCAGCGCGTCCGTGACCAGGGCTCCGGAGATCAACGCCGTCTGCGCCAGATGCCATGCATCGAACAGTCCTGCCAGCGCCAGAGCCGTGGATACTTGGGTGCCGTTAATCAGCCCAAGGCCCTCCTTAGGCCCGAGGACCAGGGGCGAGAGGCCCACGGACGCCAGGGCCGCGGCGCCCGCCATGCGCTCGCCGTCCACCCACGCCTCTCCCTCGCCGATCATCACCGCCGCCAGGTGCGCCAACGGCGCCAGATCGCCAGACGCCCCCACTGAGCCCTGAGCGGGGATCACCGGCAGAAGATCTCGACGCAGGAAGGCCTCCAGCATCTCGAGCATTGCCCAGCGCACACCCGAGGCGCCGCGGCCGAGAGAGATGAGCTTGAGCGCGACGATCAGGCGCACCACGGGCGCTGACATCGCCTCGCCGACGCCGCAGCAGTGGGACAGCACCAGGTTTCGCTGCAGCTCGGCGGTCTGCTCCGCGGGAATACGCACGCTGGCCAGCTTGCCGAAGCCGGTGTTGACGCCGTACACGGGCGTGCTGGCCGTAGCGGCGCGCTGCACGATCTCGTGCGCGGCCTCGACGGCGGGGCGGGCACGCTGATCGAGGCCTCGCACGACCGCAGGCTCGCGGTAGATACGCTCCATCTGGGGCAGGGTCGTCTCGCCCGGCTTCAGCACGATCGCGTTGAGTGCGGTGGAAGACATCGGCGCGTTCTACCTTACGTCGTTGCAAGCTCGGCCATCACCGAGCGAAAGCGATCGGCAATTGGCTCCTCATCAGCATGGCGACCAGCGCTTACGACCTGGCGACCACCTACCCAAACGTCCATCACGAGCGAGTCATTGCCCGAAAACAACCAGCGATCCAGCCAGAGATCGCCGCGAGCGCCGGCCAGTCGCGGATGATCCCCGTCCAGGGCGACGAAATCGCCACGCATCCCAGGCGCGATCGCGCCGGCCAGGCGACCGCACGCCGCGCTGCCATCGCGTGCCGCCTGGCCGTACAGCGCCGCGCCCGTACTGCTGCCCTCCTGCGCCATCACATTGCGCGCCTGCAGGCGCAGGCGTTGCCCGTACTCGAGCCAACGCAGCTCCTCCACGGGATCGACGCAGATGTTGCTGTCCGAGCCGATGCCCCAGCGGCCGCCGGCCCCCTGGTAGGTGGGCGCGTCGAACATCCCGTCACCGAGGTTGGCCTCAGTCGTGGGGCACAGGCCCACGCGCGCGCCGGCGGCCGCCAGCGCTTCGCTCTCGGACTTGATCATGTGGGTGGCGTGGATCAGGCACCACTGCCGATCGACGGGATACCGCTCTAGCAACCACTGCACGGGCCGTTCGCCGCACCAATCCACACACGCGCGAACCTCGGCCTGCTGCTCGGCAATGTGCACGTGCACGGGCCCATCACCGAGCGCTTGGCGCGCCTCCAGCATACGGGTCAGCAGTGCGGGAGACACCGCCCGTAGGGAATGTGGCGCTAGCCCAAAGTGGGCGTCGGCATCGTGGATCAGCGCCCGGCGAGTCTGTTCGACCAGCACCAGGTAGTCGTCCAAGCTGTTGACAAAGCGCGCTTGCGCGCCGCTTGTCGGGGCTTCGGCGAACCCGCCGTAGCAAT includes the following:
- a CDS encoding helix-turn-helix domain-containing protein, which produces MVRQQRSARDALAHHSFAIGECWIEPALLRVVAADGTHTELSKRQIAALVELAEHFGQVVSRARMHEILCLAQEGHRDRAALSHHIGSIRRALGCSSKHPSYIRTVRGQGYCLMQPPLLEPIEGADAVASIITAVGVAASDVPGAATVPRPHGWRLSGWRGAPVMRAALTCVLALLAIGQALQGDRRELATRDTTDDRSASIFMEALRATAEEPDGGVSALARRRQEVWDDPSLAPHVKSRQLFAIGEALMCLRDWEGAGGAFEQSLSLQRASLPTPDPLTMAQALTGLARVTSMVGQGINDSRAMLIEAAQWLRNRRIDDRQRAEILSIHGGLMEFGNDLSRAAALYEQSLSLATSESARDEAFVLSLQTATARVATARGEYVRAEALLASLLASAQRLYGEGDRRLAPVLTQRALLLSKRGDHDAASRVYARIVSLLEQHYPDANSQLIHARVELAGSLESAGDSAAAAALYAEVIEHVRAKDASNVLGLSTLRLNLSDALISARQPEAAHAQVRQAMAVLEQRGDAPDWLRYRANSVYGAVLIELGECGEGLRRLNETIDEMFLQGVDDPRITAGIHARRARYANASCKGAVDQSA
- a CDS encoding 50S ribosomal protein L11 methyltransferase produces the protein MQPEVVRLDTSPLQLATPAWSAPSPSCATPDEAVAALHQYVANGDTAKALAVADQAVRTWPAHVPLLLAAANLAKRVGRSVAAYHLLQAAERSGSAQAATERRILVNQCAPHWHFRMMNDEVRNQAYDRALLHYVNDDSIVLDIGCGAGLLSMMAARAGARHVYACEVSELMADQARAIMRNNGFAERITVINRLSNHLKVGRELPEKADIVVAEVFDTGLLGENALRTFDHAREHLLKPDGRILPLSASVQAVLLESELLRKEAVTTRCCGFDVTSLNALAPPYVQARLSAFPHHVLSEPLTVGHYGFQRSIDANDSRLVEFEATRAGTCHGVAFWFTLDFGQGITMSTGPENRWNCWMQAVSAFESPVRVQAAERVRVRYAELSNQLLQFSPASS
- the hutH gene encoding histidine ammonia-lyase, producing MSSTALNAIVLKPGETTLPQMERIYREPAVVRGLDQRARPAVEAAHEIVQRAATASTPVYGVNTGFGKLASVRIPAEQTAELQRNLVLSHCCGVGEAMSAPVVRLIVALKLISLGRGASGVRWAMLEMLEAFLRRDLLPVIPAQGSVGASGDLAPLAHLAAVMIGEGEAWVDGERMAGAAALASVGLSPLVLGPKEGLGLINGTQVSTALALAGLFDAWHLAQTALISGALVTDALMASTSPFHPTIQALRGLRGQADAAQCLRALLAGSAIRESHREEDDRVQDPYSIRCQPQVMGAAMDQLRQVAQTLEVEANAVTDNPIVVVEEDRIISGGNFHAEPVALAADQVALAIAEIGAITERRIAITVDPAQSFGLPAFLTPAPGLNSGFMIAEVTCAALMAENRHLANPCGVDSTPTSANQEDHVSMACHAARRLQRMNENLANIIAVELMLGAQGVEFRAPVLTSDSLREVVACVRSRSARLEEDRYLAGDIGAVGELVREGALLRIEALAACLPALR
- a CDS encoding formimidoylglutamate deiminase translates to MAKTIWAGEALLPDGWACAVSVRLDDAGAITEVTTGQAPGEAQATWSVDVLLPGIANLHSHAHQRAMAGMAERAQGDRAAEDSFWTWREAMYRYLGRLTPPQLEAIAAQLYVEMLKAGYTCVAEFQYVHHAGDGQPYAQRAEMTLRCYRAARAAGIAFCALPVLYCYGGFAEAPTSGAQARFVNSLDDYLVLVEQTRRALIHDADAHFGLAPHSLRAVSPALLTRMLEARQALGDGPVHVHIAEQQAEVRACVDWCGERPVQWLLERYPVDRQWCLIHATHMIKSESEALAAAGARVGLCPTTEANLGDGMFDAPTYQGAGGRWGIGSDSNICVDPVEELRWLEYGQRLRLQARNVMAQEGSSTGAALYGQAARDGSAACGRLAGAIAPGMRGDFVALDGDHPRLAGARGDLWLDRWLFSGNDSLVMDVWVGGRQVVSAGRHADEEPIADRFRSVMAELATT